The Terriglobus roseus sequence CCGACGATTGCCAGCCCGCCCCCCGGGCCGGGGCAGCCGATCAGCTTCAGCCACAAGAAGCACATCGGCGACGCGAAGATGGGCTGCAACGACTGCCACGAACCATCACGCAACGGCAGCACGCTTGCCATGCCGCAGCCGACCAAGTGCATGCTCTGCCATGCGGCCATCGCGACCGACAAGCCGGACATCAAGCGGCTGTCCGACATGGCCAAGAACGAGGAGAACGTGCAGTGGGTGCGCATCTACCGCGTGCCGTCGTTCGTCACCTTCAGCCACAAGACGCACGCGGCGGCGCAGTGCCAGGACTGTCACGGTCCGGTCGCCGAGCGCGAGGTCATGACGAAGGAGAAGGATCTGTCGATGGGCGGCTGCATCAGCTGCCACACGCAGAAATCCGCTCCGACAACCTGCGACACCTGCCACCAGCTCAACTCCGTGCAGCTCCATCAGCCAGCCATCGAGTCTGACTCGCGGCTCGTCGCGATGCTCATGCGGCAGAGCAATACGGTGAGTCACTCGCTTCGGCAGTTCCTGGCTCCCATGGCGATGCCGGGGACGCTCGCAGCAGGGCTGACGCGCTGAGGGGTACCCCCCCCCCGGTTTCCGCTAAAAATTAGAAAACAAAGGACTTGACGTTTCCCTTTTTGGCAAAAATTAGATTCCAAAAGGGTTGCGGGTAAAAATTAGATAACAAGGACTTAGGGCAACGAACGAAGGCCTCACCGTTCTCGGTGAGGCCTTTCTGTCTGTATCTCTATTCTACCAACTTCGGGGCGAAATGCGCTCAGTGTAAGTGATTGAAATAAAGCTGTTTAAACGATTTACCTCTTGACACGTACTTCTCGCGGCTAAGGCCGACACGGTCCTGAAGGGACGGCATCCTGGGTCAGCGAGCAACCTCCTCGATTCCGACTTCCAGCCGGGATCGAGTCTGCTTCGGGAAGATCCTGTCCCGCAGGCGCAGCATCGGAATCTCGACAAGCTCTGACATCACGATCCCAAGCGCGATGCCGATCGCCATTTTTATCAGGTCTACAACCAGAGGAGACAGGGTATGCGGCAGCCGGGCCAGAAGCCTGGAGATCGGATCACCAACCGAAACGTGCCACAGGTAGATGCCGTAGGAGTACAGGCCAATCCACGCGACCGATCGATAGACAGGGTTTTTCCTACCCAGCGTGGGAGAACTGCGATACAGCAGCAAGAGAGTGGCGACACCAAGCAAATCCAGCGAGTCGTATAGGACAGCGCCAAGTCGCGGATACCGAACCAGAGCAGCCTGATACACGAGCCATCCAGCGATCACCGTTACCCAGACTGCTCGTGAGCTCTGAAGCCTTGCAAAGTGGTGCGGCCAGAAGTGAAACAGCATGGCAATCAGCACGCCGAACAGAATCCCAGTCATGCGGTACTGGGAGGGCAAAAAGACCGGGACGCCACGCGAGGATTGCACATCGCGGAAGACAGAGAGTCCGGCAGCAAGCGCCGCCAAGCCCAGAAACATATGACGCTTACTGACTTGGCGAGCCACGCCTACCGCGATCACCGCAGTGAGGAAGAGGTAGGCGTGTTCCTC is a genomic window containing:
- a CDS encoding cytochrome c3 family protein, producing the protein MAEAMPFRMVKMLTFPAIRSLFLLIATVAVMPLARAQDAPVGPPPSTAPAPGTVASSGAPTIASPPPGPGQPISFSHKKHIGDAKMGCNDCHEPSRNGSTLAMPQPTKCMLCHAAIATDKPDIKRLSDMAKNEENVQWVRIYRVPSFVTFSHKTHAAAQCQDCHGPVAEREVMTKEKDLSMGGCISCHTQKSAPTTCDTCHQLNSVQLHQPAIESDSRLVAMLMRQSNTVSHSLRQFLAPMAMPGTLAAGLTR
- a CDS encoding acyltransferase family protein, which produces MDSVDDRFNLSPDSMQRSGPKPQRQIELDFIRGIAILLVVDYHEGSLLLAPFRRLYPQNFEGAVGVAIFFVLSGFLVGGLLMREWKERHSLDWKRFLIRRGLKIWPQYYVFILIILLTGHRPLVQMWGNILNIQNYIGGVAHTWSLAVEEHAYLFLTAVIAVGVARQVSKRHMFLGLAALAAGLSVFRDVQSSRGVPVFLPSQYRMTGILFGVLIAMLFHFWPHHFARLQSSRAVWVTVIAGWLVYQAALVRYPRLGAVLYDSLDLLGVATLLLLYRSSPTLGRKNPVYRSVAWIGLYSYGIYLWHVSVGDPISRLLARLPHTLSPLVVDLIKMAIGIALGIVMSELVEIPMLRLRDRIFPKQTRSRLEVGIEEVAR